ACCTCTATGCCGTCTATGGGATTAACTACTCCACCCAGGCTTACAACTTCTCCGGTTACTGCAACCTCATTGGAGATCCCACAGCCGCCATTTACGTTGGCATCCCTTCACAGTTCAGCGTCACCGCTCCTTCCTCCATTCCTGCCGGCGAGACCAGCCTGGTGGTGAATGTGAGCGACGGCGCCAGCCCGGTGCCAGGCGCTTCCGTGGTCCTTTCCAATCCGGCTGGCCAGCAAGCCCTGGCCTTCACCGACGCCTCCGGCAACGCCACCCTGTCCTTTGCAGCCAACCTCTCCGACAACCTCAGCCTCACCGTCAGCAAAGACGACTTCAAGCCTTTCATCCAGACCGTGAACATTGCCTCCTCCGGCGGCTTGGTCTATGATGGGCTAAATATCGACGACAACGCCAGCGGCAACGGCGACGGTGAAGCCAACGCCGGAGAGACCATGGATATTTACGTGAGCCTTCATAACACCACATCCGGACCACTTTCCCCCTTTGGGGAGGCCAGCTGTTCCGATCCCTACATCAGCCTCATCAGCTACGACCGCATAGATTTCAACCCTATATCTCCCGGGGCTTCCGGCGAAAGCGTGGAACCCATCACCCTGCAGATTGCTCCGGATTGTCCGGACCAGCATCAGTTCGTGCTGGAATTTGAGATCAATGACGGTGCCTACTCCACCCTGATCCCCATCACCGTGAGCAACGGACGCCTGGAGATCGTCTCCCACACTTTTGTGGGCTCCTCCGGCAACCTGGTTAATCCCGGAGACACCTGGCCCCTCACCCTTACTCTGCAAAACGTTGGCAGCTCAGCACTCTCCGATCTCAGTGCCACCCTCAGCTCACAAGATGGCTTTTTCGAGGTAACCGACACCCAGGGCTATTACGGCTCCATCAACCCTGGGGCCACAGCTGGAAACAACACCGACACCTTCTCCATCCTGGCCCGCAGCACCTGCGTGGACGGCATGGTGATCCCTCTGCTGCTGGAGCTATCAAACCCGGATGGTTTCCAGCAGAGCATCCCCCTCACCTTCACCATCGGCCAGACCAGCGTCACCGACCCCCTCGGCCAGGACGCCTACGGCTATTTCATCTTCGACGAAGGCGACACTGGCTATGAACAGTGCCCCGTTTACAACTGGATCGGCATTGCCCCAGCGGAAGGGGGCAGCGGCACCGCCCTCAACCTCACTGATCCCGGCAGCAGTAGCGACGAAGGTGACCAGTTGGGAGCCGTGGCCATCCAAACCGTGAATCTGCCTTTCACCTTCAAGTTTTACGGAGTGGATTACAGCCAGGCTTCCATCTGTTCCAACGGTTTTATTGCCTTTGGCGAAACCAACGATGCCGATTGGCGCAACTGGCGTCTTCCTGATGCCGGAGGCCCCAGCCCCATGATCGCCGTCTTCTGGGACGACCTGGACCTCCAGTCCAGCAGCGGTGTTTACACTTGGTACAACAGCACCCAACACTATTACGTGGTGGAGTGGTACAATCTCATCTCCGGCTACGATTCCACTACTCCCCAGACCTTCCAGGCCATCCTCTACGATCCGGTTTACTATCCCACCCACACTGGTGACGGCCAGATCAAGCTCCAGTACAAGGAGTTCAACAACATCGACCTCGGCGACGGGGATGCCTATCCCCACGGCAACTATGCCACCATAGGCATTGAGGACCACACCTCCACCATCGGCCTGGAATACACCTTTGGCAACATCTGGCCCACCGCCGCGGCTCCTCTCTCCGATGAATCCGCCCTCTTCATCACCACCCGGCCCCTCATTCCGGATTACCCCTATGTTGTGCTGGAGCAGGTGAACATACTGGATGCCAATTCCAACGCCCATTTGGAGCCCGGCGAGTCCGCCCAGCTCTCCCTCCGCCTGGGCAACCGAGGTTTGGTGGACGCCACCAGCGTGAGCGCTGTGCTCATCTCCAACGATCCTTACGTGACAGTTTCCATTAATACTGCCTCATACGGCGTCGTACCCGCCCAGGGCAGCACCTGGTCACAAAGCAATTACTCAGTCAGCGTGGCTGCCAACTGCCCGGCAGACCATCAGTTGCTCTTTGACCTTAACATCACCGGAGCCAACGGTAACTGGAGTCAAAACTTCAGGCTGGGAGTATATGAGCCCGAGCTTGAATTCCGTCACCTGATCGTGAGCGATTACAGCGGTAACCAAAATGGAATCCTGGATCCAGGCGAAACAGTCACCTTATCCATTGAAATCCATAACGTGGGTGAAATTCCCACCGCGACTGGAACTGCCTCCCTTGGATGTTCCACTCCAGGAATCACGATAACCGACGGAAGCGACAGCTTCCCCACGCTGGCGGCAGGAGCTAGTGCCACTCTTCATTTTGAGGTCTCCGCCTCCTCTTCCATGGCAAACGGAACCATTGTGACCCTGAACTTTAATGCCTTGTCTGGCACGGCAACAGCCAGCCTTACCGAGTATCTGGAAGTGGGGGCTCCGTTGGAAGTGGTCATCGGAGATGGCGACGATACCCAGGGCTATCCTCTCGACCGCTGGTACAACTACAGCGCCCACGAAGCCATCTACCTCGCCTCCGAGATCGGCGTGCCCGGTACCCTCAAATCCCTTGCCTTCAACAAAGATAGCGGCAGCAACCTGGATCCCATCGAAGCCGTCTCCATCTATATGAAAAACACCACCCAGTCCACCCTGGCCTCCGGAAATTACAGCACTTCCGGCTATACCCTGGTCTATAGCGGCAACTTCCCAAACAACGCTGCCTCCGGCTGGATGGAGGTGAACCTCAACCCCATGTTCGTCTATGATGGAGTTTCCAACCTTGCCGTGCTCACCGTGAAAGGCTATCAGCAGTATACCTCCAGTTATCCCCGCTGGAGTTATTCCAGTACCCAAGGCAACCGGGCCCGCCAGAACCGCAGCGATTCCTACGCTCCAACCAACCTGCTGGCCACCCCGAACCTGCCCGACCTGCGTCTCAAGATCTTCCCGGATTACGACATGCTGCTGCCGCCCCAAAACCTCAGCGCCACCGCCAGCCACGGCCATGTGCTGCTGAATTGGACCGCCCCCGTCTTCAGCGAGCCAGACAACTACCGCGTTTACAGAAACGGCAGCCTGCTGGCCAGTCCCATTGGAACCCAATACAACGACAATGCTGTTACGGACGGCAGCACCTATGAATATTACGTGACAGCGATTTACGACGGCGAGGAATCCCCCGCCACACCAACCGTTTCCGCCACCCCGAACATGTATCCCCCCACAAACCTGTACGCCCTGCCCGGAAACACCGTGGTGGACCTCAGTTGGACCGCCGCGGAAGGCCGCGGTTCCCGCTCCGC
The Candidatus Cloacimonadota bacterium DNA segment above includes these coding regions:
- a CDS encoding gingipain R, which codes for ISVDSAAEMVDYMAKINILERDINPNMGAWLDRMLLVGDSSTSGISTIYTNEYIHDRSLEINPDYTYTELYGGSPSTTAMNAAINQGVAFYNFRGWINMNGWPNTMNNMSNAYRLFHAVFITCSTGSWGGGTSTTESVVRYGSEATLGGAVTAIGMATSSTHTPMNNCLDVGIFHGIYPLGMRNMSEAMLYGKLYLYAVYGINYSTQAYNFSGYCNLIGDPTAAIYVGIPSQFSVTAPSSIPAGETSLVVNVSDGASPVPGASVVLSNPAGQQALAFTDASGNATLSFAANLSDNLSLTVSKDDFKPFIQTVNIASSGGLVYDGLNIDDNASGNGDGEANAGETMDIYVSLHNTTSGPLSPFGEASCSDPYISLISYDRIDFNPISPGASGESVEPITLQIAPDCPDQHQFVLEFEINDGAYSTLIPITVSNGRLEIVSHTFVGSSGNLVNPGDTWPLTLTLQNVGSSALSDLSATLSSQDGFFEVTDTQGYYGSINPGATAGNNTDTFSILARSTCVDGMVIPLLLELSNPDGFQQSIPLTFTIGQTSVTDPLGQDAYGYFIFDEGDTGYEQCPVYNWIGIAPAEGGSGTALNLTDPGSSSDEGDQLGAVAIQTVNLPFTFKFYGVDYSQASICSNGFIAFGETNDADWRNWRLPDAGGPSPMIAVFWDDLDLQSSSGVYTWYNSTQHYYVVEWYNLISGYDSTTPQTFQAILYDPVYYPTHTGDGQIKLQYKEFNNIDLGDGDAYPHGNYATIGIEDHTSTIGLEYTFGNIWPTAAAPLSDESALFITTRPLIPDYPYVVLEQVNILDANSNAHLEPGESAQLSLRLGNRGLVDATSVSAVLISNDPYVTVSINTASYGVVPAQGSTWSQSNYSVSVAANCPADHQLLFDLNITGANGNWSQNFRLGVYEPELEFRHLIVSDYSGNQNGILDPGETVTLSIEIHNVGEIPTATGTASLGCSTPGITITDGSDSFPTLAAGASATLHFEVSASSSMANGTIVTLNFNALSGTATASLTEYLEVGAPLEVVIGDGDDTQGYPLDRWYNYSAHEAIYLASEIGVPGTLKSLAFNKDSGSNLDPIEAVSIYMKNTTQSTLASGNYSTSGYTLVYSGNFPNNAASGWMEVNLNPMFVYDGVSNLAVLTVKGYQQYTSSYPRWSYSSTQGNRARQNRSDSYAPTNLLATPNLPDLRLKIFPDYDMLLPPQNLSATASHGHVLLNWTAPVFSEPDNYRVYRNGSLLASPIGTQYNDNAVTDGSTYEYYVTAIYDGEESPATPTVSATPNMYPPTNLYALPGNTVVDLSWTAAEGRGSRSAFAAGNGDRSISGYRIYRDGSPIATVAGTSYQDSGLNNGALYSYYVTTVYTAPDGESAPSNTVTASPNLITEVMLGDGTSSTPNNTACPINITYKSLHGQSVYTATELNAQGVSGPIYITGLAFWVNTPPDYVLPNFIIRLKHTTDTNVANWQGATDMVTVFSAESYMPTAGGWDMLTFQTPFLWNGSQNIVVDTAFNLTEQWTQSGTVLYTSVTNGYRCAR